The following proteins come from a genomic window of bacterium:
- a CDS encoding ABC transporter permease, giving the protein MSAWRRRGGSLSAGASLAFLALLVAATIAAPRLGLPDPNATDLTRAMLTPAWFSGAAGHAVLGTDPLGRDVLGRLVYGGRISLLVGFATALIAGVLGIAAGLVSGYYGGFADTLLMSLADVQLGVPVILLMLGVIAVVGPGLWNLIAVLGITGWVLFARITRSEVLALRATAFVEVARSTGATHARVLWKHILPNVVQSSIVLATFTVPQMILTEAALSFLGLGVQPPTATWGSMIADGRRYLLVGVWWPTFFPGVMLFGTVMSINLVGDWLRVRLDPRSR; this is encoded by the coding sequence GTGAGCGCGTGGCGCCGGCGCGGCGGCAGCCTCAGCGCCGGCGCGTCCCTGGCGTTTCTCGCGCTGCTCGTGGCCGCGACGATCGCCGCGCCGCGGCTCGGGCTGCCGGATCCCAACGCGACGGACCTCACCAGGGCGATGCTCACGCCGGCGTGGTTCTCGGGGGCGGCCGGGCACGCCGTCTTGGGCACGGATCCGCTCGGCCGCGACGTGCTGGGCCGGCTCGTCTACGGCGGCCGCATCTCGCTCCTCGTGGGCTTCGCGACCGCGCTCATCGCCGGCGTGCTCGGGATCGCGGCCGGCCTGGTGTCGGGCTACTACGGCGGCTTCGCCGACACGCTGCTGATGAGCCTGGCCGACGTGCAGCTCGGCGTGCCGGTGATTCTCTTGATGCTCGGCGTGATCGCGGTGGTCGGGCCCGGCCTCTGGAACCTGATCGCGGTATTGGGGATCACCGGGTGGGTGTTATTCGCGCGGATCACGCGCAGCGAGGTGCTGGCGCTGCGCGCCACCGCGTTCGTCGAAGTGGCTCGCTCGACGGGCGCCACGCACGCGCGCGTCCTCTGGAAGCACATCCTGCCGAACGTCGTGCAGTCCAGCATCGTGCTGGCGACGTTCACAGTTCCCCAGATGATTTTGACCGAGGCCGCGCTGAGCTTCCTCGGGCTCGGCGTGCAGCCGCCGACGGCGACCTGGGGCAGCATGATCGCGGACGGCCGCCGGTATCTGCTGGTCGGCGTGTGGTGGCCGACCTTCTTCCCCGGGGTGATGCTGTTCGGCACGGTGATGAGCATCAATCTGGTGGGCGACTGGCTGCGCGTGCGGCTCGATCCGCGGAGCCGCTGA
- a CDS encoding membrane dipeptidase, whose translation MKRKNYNGYQSFQYLEPGADYKPFKLAKQLGRVPSSPYPVTAAEEARVQRLFEDNVVISLHEHCFVAPENLNEIWEFRRWGRDWTGYEGLAVSGLDAVFDNLMDGTAFITSRAGWKWDDVLTDLGLRLSDIAHQDMVIQCRTVADIHRAKADGQIAFVPSLECITMVENELDRLDILYGFGVRNMGIAYSEGNGAGAGLREARDGGLTQFGRQAVRRMNKLGVVIDVSHSGDQTSLDTIETSEDPIFITHAGARALWNTKRLKPDDVLKACAAKGGVIGIEAAPHTTLTKKHPRHNIEGFMEHFEYAAELVGIDHVAFGPDSLFGDHVGLHHVFASQLSISSAHGTRDFEEVEYVDGLENPAECLWNITRWLVKHGYSDADIAKAIGGNVLRVLEQVWV comes from the coding sequence ATGAAGCGCAAGAACTACAACGGCTATCAGTCGTTTCAGTACCTCGAGCCCGGGGCCGACTACAAACCGTTCAAGCTTGCCAAGCAGCTCGGCCGCGTGCCGTCGTCGCCGTATCCGGTCACGGCGGCGGAAGAGGCCCGCGTTCAGCGGCTCTTCGAGGACAACGTCGTCATCTCGCTCCACGAGCACTGCTTCGTGGCGCCGGAGAACCTCAACGAGATCTGGGAGTTCCGGCGGTGGGGCCGCGACTGGACCGGGTACGAAGGCCTGGCCGTGTCAGGGCTGGACGCGGTCTTCGACAACCTGATGGACGGCACGGCGTTCATCACGTCGCGGGCGGGCTGGAAGTGGGACGACGTGCTGACCGACCTCGGGCTGCGCCTGTCCGACATCGCGCACCAGGACATGGTAATCCAGTGCCGCACCGTCGCCGACATCCACCGCGCCAAGGCCGACGGCCAGATCGCGTTCGTCCCGAGCCTCGAGTGCATCACGATGGTCGAAAACGAACTGGACCGCCTCGACATCCTCTACGGGTTCGGCGTGCGCAACATGGGCATCGCCTACAGCGAGGGCAACGGGGCCGGGGCCGGCCTGCGCGAAGCGCGGGACGGAGGCCTTACCCAGTTCGGCCGCCAGGCGGTGCGGCGGATGAACAAGCTCGGCGTCGTGATCGACGTGTCCCACAGCGGCGATCAGACGAGCCTCGACACGATCGAGACGAGCGAGGATCCGATCTTCATCACCCACGCCGGCGCCCGCGCGCTGTGGAACACCAAGCGGCTCAAGCCCGACGACGTGCTCAAGGCCTGCGCGGCGAAGGGCGGGGTGATCGGGATCGAGGCGGCGCCGCACACGACCCTGACCAAGAAGCATCCGCGCCACAACATCGAAGGGTTCATGGAGCACTTCGAGTACGCGGCCGAGCTGGTCGGGATCGACCACGTCGCTTTCGGCCCGGATTCGCTGTTCGGCGACCACGTGGGGCTGCATCACGTGTTTGCGAGTCAGCTGTCGATCTCGAGCGCCCACGGCACGCGGGACTTCGAGGAAGTCGAGTACGTCGACGGGCTCGAAAACCCCGCGGAGTGCCTCTGGAACATCACGCGCTGGCTGGTCAAGCACGGCTACTCCGACGCCGACATCGCGAAGGCGATCGGCGGCAACGTGCTGCGGGTGCTCGAGCAGGTGTGGGTCTAG